One window of the Salmo trutta chromosome 35, fSalTru1.1, whole genome shotgun sequence genome contains the following:
- the LOC115174436 gene encoding sialomucin core protein 24 — MYLKLVYVTLVLALVAATTVANVDDGCAELTCNTCVGDCQWLNCTFRETPTVSCVNITSINGQNMGNCSNETCSVVTDVPAPPTISHSSTTAAPVTPTANNATNSSTSEPEHATADLTTAVPTALPTTNGTVPVSAATHASNVSVTTASPVGPSPVPHKNSTFDAASLIGGIVLVLGLQAVVFFLYKFCKSKDRNYHTL, encoded by the exons ATGTACTTAAAACTTGTTTACGTTACATTAGTCCTCGCCTTGGTGGCTGCAACAACAGTTGCGAACGTAG ATGATGGATGTGCTGAACTCACTTGTAACACTTGTGTCGGTGACTGTCAATGGTTGAACTGCACAT TTAGAGAAACTCCAACTGTTTCCTGTGTCAACATCACGTCAATAAACGGTCAGAACATGGGCAACTGCTCTAATGAAACCTGCTCGG TTGTAACTGACGTCCCTGCCCCACCCACAATCTCCCACTCTTCTACCACTGCTGCTCCAGTTACCCCTACAGCCAACAATGCAACTAACAGCAGCACCAGTGAGCCCGAGCACGCCACAG CTGACCTGACCACTGCAGTACCAACTGCCCTGCCCACCACTAACGGCACTGTCCCAGTCTCTGCCGCAACGCATGCTTCAA ACGTCAGTGTCACCACCGCATCACCTGTGGGGCCCTCTCCAGTGCCTCATAAGAATTCCACATTTGACGCAGCGAGCTTAATTGGGGGCATAGTGCTGGTCCTGGGCCTGCAGGCCGTGGTCTTCTTCCTGTACAAGTTCTGCAAGTCCAAGGACCGCAACTACCACACCCTCTGA